Proteins encoded together in one Pontiella desulfatans window:
- a CDS encoding LamG domain-containing protein, with protein sequence MSISFGYQVWFGLPYMPKESQSNLDQWDFMATQVKGLNLNPVDTQRPDEDRNSTADWKAIVQAMPTAKNNCMIGVPRTHFFYDGYGGSSKPTLAEMLNTKFKQEGKYACQIKWVMPFDNQPGEDRTLPIELWSDAELQELRDWLDNNGHADVKLLTNVRNNGTRAHDFAEKAIVDGMSIEAKAYLWYENNGRRQDYLQWAVANPLTKDKNFKFQVPFGTYDGESGYQAMRGFMRWLSNTVLNSTELVRRPDTVFLIITYGPSDPHLPELSADETEYVNTMSSLSLSLIEQKAMFEGTAPGGLISKAQTLSYDRAVVDSAPTSGLVAHWPLDEGSGTDAYDASGYGFDGELLNGATWGSDAERGTYAVFDGTDDRIETSFTYALADTNDFTWAWWAKKEPTSHSGSIMLGNRYGNTGSETYEFIKMTPSKASFANTDSTGSIENYDYAEIAVSSWHHYAMVKDETSYQWYVDGVAQGVASNLVYSESSPLPFLIGGDDNGSGTVNEHFEGCIDDVVLYRSALTPGEIINVINGIYLPTVTLTTLATPVDSTDGSVWSDGLPAHGGADYVIPSTGNLRGESGTTTFPGASLKVEAGGKFQVRSLESSSDVTTVNHLVLAGGAGANYALLAAGTGNNAINVLDGTITQSGASKLLTYGGSIARSLNVLSQINGDGTLQVVGEGAMIDNAANAFSGTWEVADGATLTFNNAGAVGSANIDVLDGGTLQILGTWNSGASLSVVDTPTTQVELGSQSWFVSSLLFGGSPVEGGTHTASELNALGANSVFSGTGTLTVVPEGSVYVAATYNAPGTQTWTCPQGINYIRVECWGGGGAGGGAVRTTPTGGAGGGGAAAGGYARLMNVPVTPGMNYTITIPAAATCSSGFSDGQRFNGPAVTFTGDGGATVTAAGGQGGACHIGSANGPAGIGSTTGCVGDQFYKGGSGGNYGSNNGGSGGSGPSDLANGVDGLTTETGGGGIGATGSDAAHDGGDGGDGRGAGNHGFAGSTPGGGGGGAKSQMQGGEYLGGSGGLGQIIITYLRLPADEAPMLGHGMSGGGMVFNWTGNGFKVQSCTNLTEGTWQDVPGGNMPPVTNSTVEPEAFFRLIEL encoded by the coding sequence GTGAGCATAAGTTTTGGCTATCAAGTTTGGTTTGGCCTGCCCTATATGCCGAAGGAATCCCAAAGCAATCTTGATCAATGGGATTTCATGGCCACGCAAGTGAAAGGGCTCAACCTTAATCCAGTGGATACCCAGCGGCCGGATGAAGATCGAAACAGTACGGCTGACTGGAAAGCGATTGTTCAAGCCATGCCGACCGCCAAAAACAATTGCATGATCGGCGTCCCGAGAACGCACTTCTTTTACGATGGATATGGAGGCTCCTCAAAACCCACATTAGCGGAAATGCTAAACACAAAATTTAAGCAGGAAGGAAAATATGCATGCCAAATCAAATGGGTCATGCCGTTTGATAACCAACCCGGAGAAGACCGAACGCTGCCAATCGAGCTATGGAGCGATGCCGAACTGCAGGAACTGCGGGATTGGCTGGATAATAATGGGCATGCCGATGTTAAGTTATTGACCAATGTGCGAAACAACGGCACCCGGGCTCATGATTTTGCTGAGAAAGCCATTGTCGATGGTATGTCCATAGAAGCCAAAGCCTACCTTTGGTATGAGAATAACGGCCGCAGGCAGGATTACCTTCAATGGGCCGTGGCAAACCCGTTGACCAAAGATAAAAATTTTAAGTTTCAGGTTCCTTTTGGAACATATGACGGAGAAAGCGGATATCAGGCGATGCGCGGTTTTATGCGTTGGTTGAGTAACACCGTGCTGAATAGTACGGAACTTGTCCGGCGTCCGGATACGGTATTTCTGATCATCACCTACGGCCCTAGCGATCCGCATCTTCCGGAACTGTCGGCTGATGAAACGGAATATGTAAATACGATGTCATCGCTGTCGTTATCGCTTATCGAACAAAAGGCCATGTTTGAAGGAACTGCACCGGGAGGTTTGATCTCCAAAGCGCAGACCCTGAGCTATGACCGAGCAGTAGTTGATTCCGCCCCGACCTCCGGCTTGGTGGCGCATTGGCCGCTGGATGAAGGTTCCGGAACGGATGCATACGATGCGTCGGGCTATGGATTCGACGGCGAGCTGCTCAACGGCGCGACCTGGGGCAGCGACGCGGAGCGCGGAACCTATGCGGTCTTTGATGGAACGGACGACCGAATTGAAACATCCTTCACCTACGCACTGGCCGACACGAATGACTTTACCTGGGCGTGGTGGGCAAAAAAGGAGCCCACATCGCATTCGGGTTCGATCATGCTCGGCAACCGCTACGGCAACACGGGGTCGGAAACGTATGAATTCATCAAAATGACGCCCTCCAAAGCATCGTTTGCGAACACGGACAGTACCGGTAGCATTGAAAACTATGACTATGCGGAGATTGCCGTGTCGAGCTGGCACCACTATGCGATGGTGAAGGACGAAACGAGCTACCAGTGGTATGTCGACGGCGTGGCGCAAGGTGTGGCATCCAACTTGGTCTACAGCGAATCCTCTCCGCTTCCATTCCTGATCGGCGGAGACGATAACGGGTCTGGCACGGTGAATGAACATTTTGAGGGCTGCATCGACGACGTGGTGCTCTACCGCAGCGCCCTGACGCCCGGGGAAATCATCAATGTCATCAACGGTATCTATCTGCCGACGGTTACGCTGACCACGCTGGCAACGCCGGTTGATTCGACCGATGGCAGTGTTTGGTCGGACGGTCTGCCCGCCCACGGCGGAGCGGATTATGTGATTCCAAGCACTGGAAACCTGCGTGGCGAATCCGGAACCACCACGTTTCCAGGTGCCTCTTTGAAAGTGGAGGCGGGCGGCAAGTTCCAGGTTCGCTCGCTCGAAAGTTCCAGTGACGTGACGACGGTGAACCATCTGGTTCTCGCAGGCGGTGCGGGCGCAAATTATGCCTTGCTCGCCGCCGGAACGGGGAACAATGCGATCAATGTACTCGATGGCACCATCACCCAATCGGGCGCATCGAAACTGCTTACCTATGGCGGCTCCATTGCCCGAAGCCTGAATGTGCTTTCACAGATTAACGGCGATGGAACGCTCCAGGTGGTCGGCGAGGGCGCAATGATCGATAACGCCGCCAACGCCTTTTCCGGAACATGGGAAGTCGCCGACGGCGCAACGTTGACCTTTAACAACGCCGGCGCGGTCGGTTCGGCCAATATCGACGTGCTGGATGGTGGAACGCTCCAAATTCTCGGAACCTGGAACTCGGGCGCCTCGCTGAGCGTCGTCGACACGCCAACGACACAGGTTGAGCTTGGATCTCAAAGCTGGTTTGTATCTTCCCTTCTCTTTGGCGGCTCGCCGGTTGAGGGCGGAACCCATACCGCATCGGAGCTCAATGCGCTCGGAGCAAACAGCGTCTTTAGCGGAACCGGCACGCTTACGGTCGTGCCGGAAGGGTCGGTCTATGTTGCGGCAACCTACAATGCGCCGGGTACTCAGACTTGGACGTGCCCGCAAGGCATCAACTACATTCGGGTGGAGTGCTGGGGCGGCGGCGGCGCGGGGGGAGGTGCCGTGCGAACCACGCCGACAGGCGGCGCGGGCGGCGGCGGTGCTGCTGCGGGGGGCTATGCCAGGCTGATGAATGTTCCGGTCACGCCCGGAATGAATTACACCATCACCATTCCGGCGGCGGCCACGTGTTCTTCCGGCTTTAGCGACGGCCAGCGCTTCAACGGCCCGGCCGTGACCTTTACGGGCGATGGCGGGGCAACGGTCACCGCAGCAGGCGGACAAGGCGGCGCCTGTCATATCGGCAGTGCCAACGGACCGGCCGGCATCGGCAGCACGACCGGCTGCGTCGGCGACCAGTTTTACAAAGGCGGCAGCGGCGGAAACTATGGCAGCAACAATGGCGGAAGCGGCGGCAGCGGTCCCAGCGACCTGGCGAACGGGGTGGACGGCTTAACAACGGAAACGGGCGGCGGGGGCATTGGAGCGACGGGCAGCGATGCTGCGCACGACGGCGGTGACGGCGGCGATGGCAGAGGCGCCGGAAATCATGGTTTCGCCGGTAGCACTCCGGGTGGCGGCGGCGGGGGTGCCAAGTCCCAGATGCAAGGTGGAGAATATCTCGGCGGCTCGGGCGGCCTGGGCCAGATCATCATTACCTACCTGCGGCTTCCCGCAGATGAAGCGCCAATGCTCGGGCACGGTATGAGCGGCGGCGGCATGGTCTTCAACTGGACGGGCAACGGCTTCAAGGTGCAATCGTGCACCAACCTAACGGAAGGAACGTGGCAGGATGTGCCCGGTGGCAACATGCCGCCCGTGACGAACTCCACGGTAGAACCGGAAGCCTTCTTCCGGTTGATTGAGCTGTAG
- a CDS encoding autotransporter outer membrane beta-barrel domain-containing protein codes for MRNHVFNAVLLTCLFLGGASRLDAAVYYESGGLVIMEMENTDSPLGLWQQQSSLGGYTGSGYLQFLGNTYETGPATSPLEYTFKVNQSGLYYLHLHCAKETHDGRTDVANDCYVRVEGDYSAGPAPWDSHGDNAPLGMLQSDTKYFGGAADAWKWEDGELSSGGNGNLDAGGTSNKRVAVYDFKAGETYTLVVSGRSKFFRINRIMFRHTSVAKTTAQNLGNPESGMVTSVAEYAYEATSDFPDYLSGDVPYYIDPGNDALAIAANIEANRSGFARASRTFDGATGHYDVTITTLTEEDGESTYRLLVNGSVVATFVNTYIGPGSPQDLQPETHRWVGIPINSEDTLAIESNADTNGEIPEGTNGTAWARGRWRQIELTSSLVKPPTGRLAYVADGNSPDPDDIGANAVLLGLLKGAEQQDRLVHFSHSCDLVKASNISAADELRRQAYLHRTAAEGLSYFGPFTNLADYYNCRSNQTAAVANLTAAIDASTAADPLWIIEAGEPDIIGYALQAADPAKIPYVHVVSHHPANDDSGDIFTWAQILAFGVTEHQIGDQNVGLQVLMSSGLWDWAEGHGNPAMVWILDQLKYAEADGVVGFQTGKYDCSDAGMIYWWLTGADNGGNKHSTPVEIKDLLLYDGITLAPTVTMVALGSAVDSTAGSTWSDAQPAHSGAHYMVPATGNLRSESGTSTFPGDSLTVLAGGKFQVRSLDTLGETTTVNQLVFRNGTSFAAGEVAQLAAGTGNDLTNVLGGSISNSGYTKFLSYHAYSGGAISRSLSIQSAIDGDGHIQAWEGSTGYGGETVIIANAANTFSGTWEVGTDTTLVFNNAGAVGSADVVVLDSGKLRILGDWNTYANLTVADTATTSVDLGSHAWKVTHLDVGGTAIADGSYTAAQLNALGTNPVFSGNGTLVVGAAPPPPVSAIVAGWDTWDSATAPSASVLAPNVTASAETTTEQQSWNVVDERGASNDGDWGTFAGPPSASTVTNADFENLELPNATTGGTITFSITNNGLADIQLNAFHFDAYAFRPKAARAYSLSVLAGSDITVGTIYTSADDEISSVGGAWDNGAHDDIDLSLAGLADHTLAAGESVDFLLAFSSGEGDAAGGHDLWVDNVAVSQLVTVPPAAPPVLGFDMNEGDMVISWSGSGFKVQSCTNLTVGAWNDVPGGDMPPVTNSLTHPEAFYRLIEE; via the coding sequence ATGAGGAATCATGTTTTTAACGCCGTATTGTTGACGTGTTTGTTTTTAGGTGGCGCATCAAGACTCGATGCGGCGGTCTATTATGAATCCGGCGGCTTGGTCATTATGGAGATGGAGAACACGGATTCTCCGCTAGGGCTGTGGCAACAGCAATCCTCCCTGGGCGGGTATACGGGAAGCGGCTATCTGCAGTTCCTGGGGAATACGTACGAAACGGGGCCGGCAACCTCTCCGCTTGAGTACACGTTTAAAGTGAACCAATCCGGGCTTTACTATCTCCACCTCCACTGTGCGAAGGAGACGCATGATGGCCGAACAGATGTGGCCAACGACTGCTATGTGCGCGTGGAAGGGGATTACAGTGCCGGGCCGGCTCCATGGGACAGTCATGGCGACAATGCCCCCTTGGGCATGCTGCAAAGTGATACCAAATATTTCGGGGGAGCGGCTGATGCCTGGAAATGGGAAGATGGGGAGCTGTCTTCGGGGGGCAATGGAAACCTGGATGCCGGCGGAACGTCAAACAAGCGGGTGGCGGTCTACGATTTCAAGGCCGGGGAGACCTATACGCTGGTTGTTTCCGGGCGCTCCAAGTTTTTCAGGATCAACCGCATCATGTTCCGCCACACGTCGGTGGCGAAGACTACGGCGCAGAACCTCGGCAATCCGGAATCGGGGATGGTGACGTCGGTTGCAGAATATGCCTATGAGGCAACCTCCGATTTTCCCGACTACCTGTCCGGCGATGTTCCGTACTATATCGACCCTGGCAACGACGCGCTGGCCATCGCGGCGAACATCGAGGCGAACCGTAGTGGTTTTGCCCGGGCTTCGAGAACCTTTGATGGCGCGACGGGCCACTACGATGTGACGATTACCACGCTGACGGAAGAGGATGGGGAATCCACCTACCGGCTGCTGGTGAACGGATCGGTTGTGGCCACCTTTGTGAATACCTACATCGGCCCCGGTTCGCCGCAGGACCTGCAACCGGAAACCCACCGATGGGTGGGCATCCCGATCAACAGCGAAGACACCCTGGCCATCGAGTCGAACGCCGACACCAATGGCGAAATTCCCGAAGGCACCAACGGCACCGCCTGGGCGCGCGGCCGCTGGCGCCAGATCGAGCTGACGTCTTCGCTGGTTAAGCCGCCGACCGGTCGGCTGGCCTATGTCGCCGACGGCAACTCGCCGGACCCGGACGATATCGGCGCCAATGCCGTGCTGTTGGGGCTGCTGAAAGGGGCTGAACAGCAGGATCGGCTGGTTCACTTCTCGCATTCGTGCGACCTGGTTAAAGCCAGCAACATTTCCGCTGCGGACGAACTTCGCCGCCAGGCGTATTTGCACCGGACAGCCGCTGAAGGGTTGTCCTACTTCGGGCCGTTCACCAATCTGGCCGACTACTACAACTGCCGCTCCAACCAGACGGCGGCGGTCGCGAACCTGACGGCGGCCATCGACGCTTCAACCGCCGCCGATCCGCTGTGGATCATCGAAGCCGGCGAACCCGACATCATCGGCTATGCCTTGCAGGCCGCCGACCCCGCAAAGATACCGTATGTTCATGTGGTGTCGCACCATCCGGCCAATGATGATAGCGGCGACATCTTCACCTGGGCACAAATCTTGGCCTTTGGCGTAACCGAACATCAGATCGGCGACCAGAATGTTGGATTGCAGGTGCTCATGAGTTCCGGATTGTGGGACTGGGCGGAAGGCCATGGCAATCCGGCCATGGTCTGGATTCTTGACCAGCTGAAATATGCGGAAGCCGATGGCGTCGTCGGTTTCCAGACCGGCAAGTACGACTGCTCCGATGCCGGGATGATCTACTGGTGGTTGACCGGTGCCGATAACGGTGGAAACAAGCATTCCACCCCGGTCGAAATAAAAGACCTGCTGCTCTACGATGGCATCACCCTTGCCCCGACGGTCACCATGGTTGCACTGGGCTCCGCGGTGGATTCGACCGCAGGCAGCACATGGTCGGATGCGCAGCCCGCGCATTCGGGAGCCCATTACATGGTTCCCGCCACCGGAAACCTACGCAGTGAAAGCGGAACTTCAACCTTCCCCGGCGACTCGCTAACCGTTCTGGCCGGGGGTAAATTCCAGGTGCGGTCGCTGGATACACTCGGCGAAACCACGACGGTGAACCAGTTGGTTTTCAGAAACGGAACCAGTTTTGCGGCGGGAGAAGTTGCCCAACTCGCCGCGGGAACCGGTAATGATTTGACGAATGTGCTCGGCGGAAGCATCTCGAATTCGGGTTATACCAAGTTCCTTTCCTACCATGCCTACAGTGGCGGCGCCATTTCCCGGAGTTTGAGCATCCAGTCTGCGATTGACGGTGATGGGCATATCCAGGCCTGGGAAGGATCGACGGGCTATGGAGGGGAAACCGTGATTATCGCCAATGCGGCCAACACGTTTTCCGGAACATGGGAAGTTGGTACGGACACCACGCTGGTGTTCAACAACGCCGGTGCGGTTGGTTCGGCGGATGTTGTTGTTCTTGACTCGGGCAAGCTACGGATTTTGGGTGATTGGAACACCTATGCAAACCTGACGGTGGCCGACACTGCGACCACATCAGTCGATCTGGGTTCCCATGCCTGGAAGGTAACCCATCTGGACGTTGGAGGAACTGCCATTGCCGACGGCTCGTATACCGCGGCCCAGCTCAATGCATTGGGAACGAATCCGGTATTCAGCGGCAACGGAACCCTTGTTGTTGGCGCCGCCCCGCCTCCTCCCGTATCGGCAATTGTTGCCGGTTGGGATACGTGGGATAGCGCGACCGCTCCCTCCGCATCCGTGCTTGCACCGAATGTCACCGCATCGGCTGAAACGACCACAGAACAGCAATCTTGGAATGTCGTCGACGAGCGCGGTGCCAGCAACGACGGTGATTGGGGAACCTTTGCAGGCCCCCCCTCGGCGAGTACCGTAACCAATGCGGATTTTGAAAACCTTGAGTTGCCGAATGCCACCACCGGCGGAACCATCACGTTCTCGATCACAAATAATGGTCTGGCCGATATCCAATTGAATGCCTTTCATTTTGACGCCTATGCGTTTCGTCCCAAGGCGGCCCGGGCATACTCGCTGAGCGTGTTGGCCGGCAGCGATATTACCGTCGGTACGATCTACACGTCAGCGGACGATGAAATTTCTTCCGTAGGTGGGGCGTGGGACAACGGTGCGCATGACGATATCGATCTTTCCCTGGCCGGGCTTGCCGACCATACCCTTGCTGCCGGCGAGTCGGTCGACTTCCTGCTGGCCTTTTCAAGCGGAGAGGGGGATGCCGCCGGCGGCCATGATCTGTGGGTGGACAACGTTGCCGTTTCGCAGCTGGTCACCGTCCCCCCGGCCGCACCCCCGGTGCTCGGTTTCGACATGAACGAAGGCGATATGGTCATCTCCTGGAGTGGGAGCGGATTCAAGGTGCAGTCCTGCACCAACCTGACGGTAGGCGCCTGGAACGATGTGCCCGGCGGCGATATGCCGCCGGTGACGAATTCCCTGACCCATCCGGAAGCCTTCTATCGTTTGATTGAGGAATGA
- a CDS encoding LamG domain-containing protein — translation MKMRAIVLIVSVVFSTSVSLGYEVWYGMPYLPANAGTTEIDQWDIVAPQLQGINANFRDAQRPEEERNTRDTWKASLDQMPNARNNALVALPRPEFQYSPGGMGQKTLEEALQLRWNQENQYGITINYLMLYNERPQENPDLPVIEYTDAEVQQIRDWLDNNGHSQVILCWDVRSFAPDEQLYSEKPAFTGIMMEGSPYLWESNSGRRKEYIQWALANPLVKDKEWVMQTPVRNISGMNLYESMRWFMRYIPQILGGFDFWRRDDVSMLTITYGPTDKHLPELESGETQYGNSIMGFQLSIIEQKALFEGYHGAITEAQAESRDRIIYDMPPEGPASGLLAHWPLDEGSGTIAGDASGYGFDGELLNGVTWGSDAERGTYAVFDGVNDRITTPLNNALADTNDFTWAWWAKSTLPATDTTQKGAIMVGNRYGNTGDQSFEFIKFTPQGAQLANTDNAGTIEKYEYADIPQNEWHHYAMVKTGTSYQWYVDGVAQGVASNFVYSESSTIPFLIGGDDDGSGTKVNEHFQGCIDDVVLYRQALTPTEIDDVINGIYLPTITLVTLGTPVDSTEPTAWSDGQAPHGGADYVIPDTGNLRGESGTTTFPGASLKVEAGGKFQVRSLDSSSQITTVNNLILAGGTGANYTQLAAGTGTGEINVLDGKVTNSGASRLVTYASVTRSLKVLSQISGDGTLQAGGGASVIVDNAANTFYGTWEADAGTTLTFTSGGAVGTADVDVLDGGTLQILGTWDSGASLSVADTATTQVDLGSYSWFVSSLLFGGSSVEGGTRTASELNALGANSVFTGTGTLTVVPEGSVYVSAVYNTPGTVMWTCPEGITYIQVECWGGGGAGGGAKLTATSGGAGGGGAAAGAYARVMNVPVTPGNTYSLTIPAAATCSSGFTDGQRFNGSAVTFTGDGGETVTAAGGQGGACHIGSANGPAGIGSTTGCVGDQFYKGGSGGNYGSNNGGSGGGGPSDLADGGDGSTTETGGGGLGAIGSDPDHNGGNGANGRGAGNTGLPGNTPGGGGGGAKSQMQDGEYIGGSGGLGQIIITYLQLPAVESPVLEHSMSAGGMVFSWTGSGFKVQSRTNLMDGAWSDVPGGDVTLVNVIPTNGAAFYRLIEQ, via the coding sequence ATGAAGATGAGAGCCATTGTTTTAATCGTGTCCGTGGTTTTTTCCACGAGTGTGAGTTTGGGCTATGAGGTGTGGTATGGCATGCCCTATTTGCCGGCAAATGCAGGAACTACCGAAATTGATCAGTGGGATATTGTTGCTCCACAGTTACAGGGGATCAATGCGAATTTTCGGGATGCACAGCGCCCCGAAGAAGAAAGAAACACCCGCGATACGTGGAAGGCGTCCCTGGACCAGATGCCCAATGCAAGGAATAATGCGCTGGTGGCATTACCGAGACCCGAATTTCAATATTCCCCCGGAGGGATGGGCCAGAAAACGTTAGAGGAGGCACTGCAGCTCCGCTGGAACCAGGAAAATCAATATGGAATCACGATCAACTATCTCATGCTTTATAATGAACGGCCGCAGGAAAACCCGGACTTGCCCGTCATCGAATATACCGATGCAGAGGTTCAGCAAATTCGGGACTGGTTGGATAATAACGGGCATTCGCAGGTCATCCTCTGCTGGGATGTCCGCAGTTTCGCTCCGGACGAACAACTTTATTCCGAAAAACCGGCCTTTACCGGTATCATGATGGAAGGCAGCCCCTATTTATGGGAATCAAATTCCGGAAGACGTAAGGAATATATTCAATGGGCCTTAGCGAATCCCCTGGTGAAAGACAAAGAGTGGGTGATGCAAACCCCTGTACGAAATATCAGCGGAATGAATCTCTACGAATCGATGCGTTGGTTCATGCGCTATATTCCGCAGATTCTTGGAGGTTTCGATTTTTGGCGGCGCGATGATGTTTCCATGCTGACCATCACCTACGGCCCTACAGATAAACACCTTCCGGAGCTAGAGTCGGGTGAAACGCAATATGGAAATTCGATCATGGGCTTTCAACTCTCCATTATTGAACAAAAAGCTTTGTTTGAGGGATATCATGGTGCGATTACAGAAGCACAAGCCGAAAGCCGCGATAGAATCATTTATGACATGCCGCCGGAAGGGCCGGCTTCCGGCCTGCTCGCGCACTGGCCGTTGGATGAAGGTTCGGGAACGATCGCGGGCGATGCGTCGGGCTATGGATTCGACGGCGAGCTGCTCAACGGCGTGACCTGGGGCAGCGATGCGGAGCGCGGAACCTACGCGGTGTTTGACGGAGTGAATGACCGTATTACCACGCCGCTCAACAATGCGCTGGCCGACACGAACGACTTTACCTGGGCCTGGTGGGCGAAAAGCACACTTCCTGCGACGGATACCACACAGAAAGGGGCCATCATGGTGGGCAACCGCTACGGGAATACGGGCGACCAAAGTTTTGAATTTATCAAATTCACCCCGCAGGGCGCTCAACTCGCGAATACGGATAATGCCGGCACCATCGAAAAATATGAGTATGCCGACATTCCGCAGAATGAATGGCACCATTACGCGATGGTGAAAACCGGCACGAGTTATCAGTGGTATGTCGATGGCGTCGCGCAGGGTGTGGCCTCCAATTTTGTCTACAGCGAATCCTCCACAATCCCATTCCTGATCGGCGGCGATGACGATGGTTCGGGCACCAAGGTGAACGAACATTTCCAGGGCTGCATCGACGACGTGGTGCTGTATCGCCAGGCGCTGACGCCGACGGAAATCGATGATGTGATTAATGGTATCTATCTTCCGACGATCACCTTGGTTACCCTTGGAACACCCGTTGATTCGACGGAACCCACAGCTTGGTCTGATGGTCAGGCGCCTCATGGCGGTGCCGATTATGTGATTCCAGACACTGGAAATCTGCGTGGCGAATCCGGAACCACCACGTTTCCAGGTGCCTCTTTGAAAGTGGAGGCGGGCGGCAAGTTCCAGGTTCGTTCGCTCGACAGTTCGAGCCAAATCACCACCGTGAATAATCTGATTCTCGCAGGTGGCACAGGCGCAAATTATACCCAGCTGGCCGCCGGAACGGGTACCGGAGAGATCAATGTGCTCGACGGAAAAGTGACCAACTCGGGCGCCAGCCGACTGGTGACATACGCTTCGGTAACCCGAAGCCTGAAGGTGCTTTCGCAAATCAGCGGCGATGGAACCCTGCAGGCCGGCGGCGGCGCCTCCGTCATTGTTGACAACGCCGCCAACACCTTCTACGGCACCTGGGAAGCGGATGCCGGCACGACACTGACCTTCACCAGCGGCGGCGCGGTCGGAACGGCCGATGTCGACGTGCTGGACGGCGGAACGCTTCAGATCCTCGGAACCTGGGACTCGGGCGCCTCGCTGAGCGTCGCCGACACGGCAACGACACAGGTTGATCTTGGATCCTACAGCTGGTTTGTTTCTTCCCTCCTGTTTGGCGGATCATCGGTTGAGGGCGGAACCCGGACCGCATCGGAGCTGAATGCGCTCGGAGCAAACAGCGTCTTTACCGGAACCGGCACGCTTACGGTCGTGCCGGAAGGGTCTGTCTATGTTTCGGCCGTCTACAACACGCCGGGTACGGTGATGTGGACCTGCCCTGAAGGCATCACCTACATTCAGGTGGAATGCTGGGGCGGCGGCGGCGCAGGAGGAGGCGCTAAGCTAACGGCGACAAGTGGCGGCGCGGGCGGCGGCGGTGCTGCTGCGGGTGCCTATGCCAGGGTGATGAATGTTCCGGTCACGCCCGGCAATACCTACAGCCTTACCATTCCGGCGGCGGCCACGTGTTCTTCCGGCTTTACCGACGGCCAGCGGTTCAATGGCTCGGCCGTGACCTTTACGGGCGATGGCGGGGAAACGGTCACCGCCGCGGGCGGACAAGGTGGCGCCTGCCATATCGGCAGTGCCAACGGACCGGCCGGCATCGGCAGCACGACCGGCTGCGTCGGAGACCAGTTTTACAAAGGCGGTAGCGGCGGAAACTACGGCAGCAACAACGGCGGCAGCGGCGGCGGCGGACCCAGCGACCTGGCGGACGGCGGTGACGGCTCTACAACGGAAACGGGCGGCGGAGGCCTCGGAGCGATTGGCAGCGACCCTGACCACAACGGCGGCAACGGCGCCAATGGCCGAGGTGCCGGGAATACCGGTTTACCCGGCAACACGCCAGGCGGCGGCGGTGGCGGTGCCAAGTCCCAGATGCAAGATGGAGAATATATCGGCGGCTCGGGCGGCCTGGGCCAGATCATCATTACCTATCTTCAGCTTCCTGCCGTAGAATCCCCGGTGCTTGAGCACAGCATGAGCGCGGGCGGCATGGTCTTCAGCTGGACGGGAAGCGGCTTCAAGGTTCAGTCCCGCACCAACCTCATGGACGGGGCTTGGTCCGACGTGCCTGGCGGCGACGTCACACTCGTGAATGTGATCCCAACCAACGGTGCGGCTTTCTACCGGCTGATTGAACAGTAA